In one window of Pseudomonas chlororaphis subsp. chlororaphis DNA:
- the dxs gene encoding 1-deoxy-D-xylulose-5-phosphate synthase, which translates to MPTTFHEIPRKRPTTPLLDRANTPDGLRRLGEAELETLADELRLELLYTVGQTGGHFGAGLGVIELTIALHYVFDTPDDRLVWDVGHQAYPHKILTGRRERMASLRQKDGLAAFPRRSESEYDTFGVGHSSTSISAALGMAIAARLQNSERKAIAVIGDGALTAGMAFEALNHAPEVDANMLVILNDNDMSISRNVGGLSNYLAKILSSRTYASMREGSKKVLSRLPGAWEIARRTEEYAKGMLVPGTLFEELGWNYIGPIDGHDLPTLIATLRNMRDLKGPQFLHVVTKKGKGFAPAEVDPIGYHAITKLDPLDSPAAAPKKAGGPKYSGVFGEWLCDMAAADPRLVGITPAMKEGSDLVAFSERFPLRYFDVAIAEQHAVTLAAGMACEGAKPVVAIYSTFLQRGYDQLVHDVAVQNLDVLFAIDRAGLVGEDGPTHAGSFDLSFLRCIPGMLVMTPSDENELRKMLSTGHLYNGPAAVRYPRGTGPNATIEKDLQPIEIGKGVVRRQGSKVALLVFGVQLAEALKVADKLDATVVDMRFVKPLDEALVCEIAASHELLVTIEENAIMGGAGGAVGEFLAREAILKPILHLGLPDLYVEHAKPAQMLAECGLDEAGIEAAVRARLQRLGL; encoded by the coding sequence ATGCCCACGACGTTTCATGAGATTCCCCGCAAGCGCCCGACCACGCCCCTGCTCGACCGTGCCAACACGCCGGACGGCCTGCGCCGGTTAGGCGAAGCCGAGCTGGAAACCCTGGCCGATGAGTTGCGCCTGGAATTGCTCTATACGGTCGGCCAGACCGGTGGGCATTTCGGTGCCGGCCTGGGCGTCATCGAGCTGACCATCGCGCTGCATTACGTCTTCGACACGCCGGACGACCGCCTGGTGTGGGACGTGGGTCATCAGGCTTATCCGCACAAGATCCTCACCGGTCGCCGCGAGCGCATGGCCAGCCTGCGCCAGAAGGACGGCCTGGCCGCCTTCCCGCGGCGCTCCGAGAGCGAGTACGACACCTTTGGCGTCGGCCACTCCAGCACCTCGATCAGCGCGGCGCTGGGCATGGCCATTGCCGCACGCCTGCAGAACAGCGAGCGCAAGGCCATCGCGGTGATCGGCGACGGCGCCCTGACCGCGGGCATGGCCTTCGAAGCGCTGAACCACGCGCCGGAAGTGGACGCCAACATGCTGGTGATCCTCAACGACAACGACATGTCGATCTCGCGCAACGTCGGCGGCCTGTCCAATTACCTGGCCAAGATTCTTTCCAGCCGCACCTACGCCAGCATGCGCGAAGGCAGCAAGAAGGTACTGTCGCGCCTGCCCGGCGCCTGGGAAATCGCCCGTCGCACCGAAGAATACGCAAAAGGCATGCTGGTTCCCGGCACCCTGTTCGAAGAACTGGGCTGGAACTACATCGGCCCGATCGACGGCCACGACCTGCCGACCCTGATCGCCACCCTGCGCAACATGCGCGACCTCAAGGGCCCGCAGTTCCTGCACGTGGTGACCAAAAAGGGCAAAGGTTTCGCCCCGGCGGAAGTCGACCCGATCGGCTACCACGCCATCACCAAGCTCGACCCCCTGGACAGCCCCGCCGCCGCGCCGAAAAAGGCCGGCGGGCCGAAGTACTCCGGAGTATTCGGCGAATGGCTGTGCGACATGGCCGCCGCCGACCCGCGCCTGGTGGGCATTACCCCGGCGATGAAGGAAGGCTCGGACCTGGTGGCCTTCAGCGAGCGCTTCCCGCTGCGCTACTTCGACGTGGCGATTGCCGAGCAGCACGCCGTGACCCTGGCGGCCGGCATGGCCTGCGAAGGCGCCAAGCCGGTGGTGGCGATCTATTCGACCTTCCTGCAGCGCGGTTACGACCAGCTGGTGCATGACGTAGCGGTGCAGAACCTCGACGTGCTGTTCGCCATCGACCGTGCCGGCCTGGTGGGCGAAGACGGCCCGACCCACGCCGGCAGCTTCGACCTGTCGTTCCTGCGCTGCATCCCCGGCATGCTGGTGATGACCCCGAGCGACGAGAACGAGCTGCGCAAGATGCTCAGCACCGGCCACCTGTACAACGGCCCGGCCGCCGTGCGTTATCCACGCGGTACCGGCCCGAACGCCACCATCGAAAAGGACCTGCAGCCGATCGAGATCGGCAAGGGCGTGGTCCGTCGCCAGGGCAGCAAGGTCGCCCTGCTGGTGTTCGGCGTGCAACTGGCCGAGGCGCTGAAAGTCGCCGACAAGCTGGATGCCACTGTGGTCGACATGCGTTTCGTCAAGCCGCTGGATGAAGCCCTGGTATGCGAAATCGCCGCCAGCCACGAACTGCTGGTGACTATCGAAGAGAACGCCATCATGGGCGGCGCCGGTGGCGCGGTCGGCGAGTTCCTGGCGCGCGAAGCGATCCTCAAGCCGATCCTGCACCTGGGCCTGCCGGACCTCTATGTCGAACACGCCAAGCCGGCGCAGATGCTGGCCGAATGCGGCCTGGACGAAGCCGGTATCGAAGCCGCCGTACGGGCACGCCTGCAACGGCTCGGCCTGTAA